A stretch of Oryza brachyantha chromosome 4, ObraRS2, whole genome shotgun sequence DNA encodes these proteins:
- the LOC102718829 gene encoding uncharacterized membrane protein At1g16860-like: MLPGGEDGKHHGATADEEAAAATAASLNDLCATATATAGGAGLPVLAPFPRVAVWAVAALLAVGLGLGALVFAVVHSAALLVVAVLLSAAVVAFLVWNAAATASGRALRRFVDGLPASSLRAAADGQLVKITGLVACGDISLISSYEKVENCVYTSTILRKCGRWGSEVANPKNRCSMWKLTHAERFAADFYITDAKSGKRAMVKAGHHSRVVPLIGENLLVTTSGNTELSSTLRCWLDERNLPSEESQPLRLEEGYICEGMRLSVIGILSKKDGDLMILPPPEPISTGYVLLSFLLPTYFDGLVLRLVDRSYLTPKSGVS, encoded by the exons ATGCTTCCGGGCGGCGAAGACGGCAAGCAccacggcgccaccgccgacgaggaggccgccgcggcgaccgcgGCCTCGCTGAACGACCTCTGCGCcacggccaccgccaccgccgggggCGCGGGGCTCCCCGTGCTGGCGCCGTTCCCGAGGGTGGCGGTGTGGGCTGTAGCGGCGCTGCTCGCGGTGGGGCTCGGCCTCGGCGCGCTCGTGTTCGCCGTCGTGCACAGCGCCGCCCTGCTCGTGGTGGCCGTGCTCCTGTCCGCTGCCGTGGTCGCGTTCCTCGTGTGGAATGCGGCGGCTACCGCGTCGGGGCGCGCCCTGCGGCGGTTCGTCGATGGGCTGCCGGCGTCCAGCCTCCGGGCAGCCGCCGACGGCCAGCTCGTCAAGATTACCGGT CTTGTTGCGTGTGGTGATATTTCACTGATTTCTTCATACGAGAAAGTAGAGAATTGTGTATATACCTCTACAATATTAAGAAAATGTGGTAGATGGGGTTCTGAGGTTGCAAATCCTAAGAACCGCTGTTCTATGTGGAAATTGACACATGCTGAG AGGTTTGCTGCTGATTTCTACATAACGGATGCAAAATCAGGTAAAAGAGCTATGGTGAAAGCTGGGCACCACTCAAGAGTAGTTCCCTTGATTGGTGAAAATCTTCTGGTTACAACAAGTGGGAACACTGAACTATCTTCAACCTTGAGGTGTTGGCTGGACGAAAGAAATCTTCCTTCTGAAGAATCTCAGCCTCTCCGTCTCGAAGAAGG GTATATCTGTGAAGGAATGCGATTGAGCGTAATCGGAATTTTAAGCAAAAAGGATGGAGATCTAATGATACTTCCTCCACCTGAACCTATTTCTACAGGTTATGTGTTGCTGTCGTTTCTCCTTCCAACTTATTTTGATGGTTTAGTTCTGAGATTAGTTGACAGAAGTTATCTTACGCCCAAGTCTGGTGTTTCGTGA
- the LOC121054240 gene encoding uncharacterized protein LOC121054240 yields MSMPDRRSGAATSPSLRFLGLLKQPDDDGSGDHELELDERDVVWSSSNTTSPSSWASTDSSPSLTPSVGGGIHRPLSSSRAFPAAGSVGLSALLADDHTPTASIPAATRPERQQPPQPYHQSAPVAVPAWPKATGSDRRRSGVQHEAEDDDDDDEMVVPPHEMAARRAAAAASVMEGAGRTLKGRDLRRVRNAVWRTTGFLDL; encoded by the coding sequence ATGTCCATGCCTGATCGccgctccggcgccgccacgtCCCCGTCGCTCCGCTTCCTCGGCCTCCTCAAGcagcccgacgacgacggcagcggcgaccaCGAGCTGGAGCTCGACGAGCGCGACGTCGTCTGGTCGTCGTCGAACACTACCTCGCCCTCCTCGTGGGCCTCCACCGATTCCTCCCCGTCTCTCACCCCGTCCGTGGGCGGAGGTATCCACCGGCCACTGTCGTCGTCCCGCgccttccccgccgccggcagcgtcGGCCTGTCCGCTCTCCTCGCCGACGATCACACCCCCACCGCGTCTATCCCTGCCGCGACTCGCCCGGAGAGGCAGCAGCCCCCGCAGCCGTACCACCAGTCGGCGCCGGTCGCCGTGCCGGCCTGGCCCAAGGCCACGGGCAGTGACAGGCGTCGCTCGGGTGTGCAGCACGAggccgaggacgacgacgacgacgacgaaatGGTGGTGCCACCGCACGAGATGGctgcgcgccgcgccgccgcggcggcgtcggtgatGGAGGGCGCCGGGCGGACGTTGAAAGGGCGCGACCTCCGGCGCGTGCGCAACGCGGTGTGGCGCACCACCGGCTTCCTTGACCTGTGA